The window CGTGGGGTCCGAACGGAGGCCGCCTGCTCGGCCATCTCAGATCCTCCCCAGCCGGCGGGCCGCCCAGGTCAGGGCCACGATGCTCTTGGCGTCCCGCAGGCGTCCATCCTCGATGGCCTCCCACAGATCCGCCCAGCGCAAGGGGACCACCCGAAGCGCTTCATCGAACTCCGGATGAGCGGGACCCGGCGTCAGATCGCGGGCGAGGAAGAGGACGATCTCCTCGGTGCTGTAGCCGGGCGTGGGCCAGATGGTCCCCAGCCGCTCCCAGCGGGCGGCCTGATAGCCGGTCTCCTCCGCCAGCTCCCGACGGGCGCACGTCAGCGGATCTTCCCCCGGCTCCAGGGTGCCGGCGGGGATCTCCAGCGAGACCTGACCCACGGCGTAACGGAACTGGCGGACCAGGACCACGCGCTCGTCGTCCAGGACCGGCACGATGGCGACGGCGCCGCGATGCTCCACCACCTCCCGCAGCGTCGTTCCCCCGGAGGGCAGGCGGACCTGGTCCACCCGCAGGTTGAGGATCCGGCCCTCGTAGATCCTCCGACTCTCCAGGGGGACCTCGGCAGCGATCGGATCCATGCGTTCCGGAGACGTCCCCATGGTTTATGGGCTGGGGATGATCAGCCGCTGGCCGGGGTAGATCGCGTTGGGGTTGGTGATCCCGTTCCGGGCGGCGATCACCGTCCACAGCATGTTGAACTTCAGCCCGATGCGGAACAGGTTATCCCCGGGCTGGACGATGTAAACCCGCTCGCCCCCGGTGGGCGTCCCGGTGGCCGGCGCGGAGACCGGGATCACCAGCCGCTGCCCGGGCACGATGAAGTCCGGGTTGATCAGGTTGTTCGCCCGGGCGATGGCCTCCACCGTGGTCCCGTAGCGGAGGGCGATGCGGAACAACGTCTCCCCCGGCTGGACCACGTGGGTCACCTGGGCGGGCGGCGCGGCGGTGGGGGCCGGAGCGACCGGCGTGGGAGGAGGAAGCGGGGAGAAGAAGGGCGTGGGCGTGGGGGCGCCTTCGGGCATGATGGGGGTGACCGGCAGGAGCGTCGGCGTGGGCGGCATCGCGGGCGCGACCGTCGCGGTCGCCGTCGGCGCGCCGAAGAGCAACCCCGGAGGGGTTGCCGTGGGCACGGGGCCGGAGCGGGAGCGCGTGGGGCGGCACGCGGTCAGGGCCACCAGCGCCGCCAGGCCCAGCCAGGGCAAAGCACGAGGCATGCGCTTTCCAACCATGGGCGCCTCCTGCAGCTTCGCACTTCAGGATTTGCGGATCCGCCCCTCTCGCGGTGGACGGAATCCTCCGCGCGTGCGGATGGATCCGGGAGAGAACTTGTTAAGAAGACTAACACGAGCAGGACGGGCGGGCAAGGGGGACGCCTCCTGCCCGGCGAGTCGGACAACTGCGAGCAGCTGTCCTGCGATCTTGGGACACACCCCCGGCGATCGTTATCAAAGACAAGCGCTCCCTTACAGGGAGATCGAGGGGTTATGTTCGAATCGAATGCGTGGGCGGGGCGACGGCGAAACCGCTGCCCTGCCGTTCCGTGGCCGAAAGCGATCATCCGACTGGAGCGCCTGCGCAAGCCCTGTCCGGGTTGGAATGGAGGCGCAGGTTGCATGGAGGATGGTTTCCCGTTACCATAAAAGGCGCTCACCCTGCACAAAGGGAGGACCCATGGCGCGGGAGCCGGTGAAGCTGGCCATCATCGGGGGCAGCGGCCTCTATGAAATGGAAGCCCTGCGGGACGTGGAGGAGGTGCGGATCTCGACGCCCTTCGGGGATCCCAGCGACGCCATCATCGTCGGGACGCTGGAGGGGCGGCGGGTGGCTTTCCTCCCCCGGCATGGGCGCGGCCATCGGATCTCCCCCAGCGAGATCAACAGCCGCGCCAACATCTACGCCCTGAAAACCCTCGGGGTGGAGCGGATCGTCGCCGTCAGCGCCTGCGGGAGCCTGCGCGAGGAGTTCGCCCCCGGCCACGTCGTGGTGCCCGATCAGCTCATCGACGCCACCAAGGGCAAGCGCGCCTACTCCTTCTTCGGCAACGGCCTGGTGGTCCACATCTCGATGGCCGACCCCTTCTGCCCCCACCTGAGCGAATACGTCTATCAGGCCGTGAAGGCGGTGGGGGGCACCGTGCATAAGGGGGGGACGTTCATCACCATCGAGGGGCCGAGGTTCTCCACGAAGGCGGAGAGCCGGGTGTGGCGCCAGTGGGGGGCGGACATCATCGGCATGACCGCGGTGCCGGAGGCCCAGCTGGCCCGGGAGGCAGAGATCTGCTACGCGGCCATGGCCCACGTGACCGATTACGACGTGTGGCGGGAGGCCGAGGAGCCGGTGACCGCGGAGATGGTGATCCGGCGTCTGGCGGCCAACGTGGCCCTGGCCAAGGAGGCCATCCGGGTCCTGGCCCGGACGCTCCCGGAGGAGCGGCCGTGTGCCTGCGGCAGCGCCCTCCAGCACGCCTTCGCCACCGACCTCTCCCTCGTCCCCGAATCCCTCAAGCGGGATCTCGCCCCCATCCTGGGGAAGTATCTCCCCCCATCCGCCTGATCCGACCGGAACGCGCGGGCCCGGCTCTTTCGGGAGCCGGGCCCTTCGTTTGCTTTAGCGGTGCACCCACACGTAGGTGCCGGGGTTGTCCGGCGTGGCTCGCACCAGGGGCCGATCCCCGTAAGGCTCCGCCCACTCGTAGAGCCAGCGGGCGTCCCGCGGGGAGAGGTTCACACACCCGCGGCTGTGCGGGAACCCGAAGCGGTCATGCCAGTAGGTGCCGTGGAGGGCATATCCCTGATAGAAGAACATGGTCCAGGGGACGTCCTCCAGATAGTAGTAGCCGAAGATGTCCCCGTCCATTCGGGTCGCCCGCACCTTGACCTGGATCCGGTAGAGGCCGGTGACGGTGGGGGTCCACGGCCGCCCGGAGGAGATCAAGGTGGCGAACACCAGGCGATCCCCTTCATAGGCCGCCAGGGTCTGCTCGTAAAGATTCACCTCGATCCACTTGGCGCCGGGCGGGATCCCCTCCGGCCGTCGGGTGGGGAACACCAGGCCGACGGCCTGGGCCTTCACCCACTGATCCGGGCCGACCCGATACCAGACCTGATCGCCGATCTCGCGGGTTTCCTCCACGGTGATGCGCGTGTAGCGCCCTAACAGCGGGGCTTGCGGATCAGGGGCCCGGCCGGGCGCTGTGGAAGGCCGCGTCGCCTGCACGATCCAGCCGAAGGGGCGCGAGGGCGGCTCGCTGAACACCACGCCCTGGAATGCGGACGGCGCCCCGAAGGCCAGGTAGGCGGCGTCGATGTATTCGTCCGGGTTGATCAGATAGAACACCTTCCCGCCCGCCTCGACCCGCCCGTGCACGCTCACCCACACGTAGCCGGCCGGAAAGACGCGGCGCGGCGCGCCTCCGTTGAGGGCTTCCTCCGGGGAGCGATAGGTCGGGGCGGGCGCCTTCACATAGGCGTAGGTGTAGGGCACCAGCGGCTCGGCCTGCTTCACCCCACCCCCTCCAGGACGGCCTCCTTCCGAAGCGGGGCGGCCCGATATCGAGGCCGCCGTCCGCGGGAGACGAGGTCGGGGGCAGAACTGCGGATCCCCATCCGGCGGCACGCAGTCCGCAACGGTTGGAAGCATCATACCCATGAACAGCAAAATAAGGCCCCACATGGTTCCCCCCGGCGGGTCGGTTCAGAGCTTCCGGGCGCTACCCTCGGGTGGCCCTCTCTAAATTATAAACGTATCGAGGTGCCGGAAAGTTCCTGGACGCTATCCGGACGGAAAGGATGCGGATCTCCTCCGAGAACCGGATGCCGGGGCCCATGGTCGGAGGAACGGGCGTCCGGCATCCCGGAAGACCGGCGCGAAGGTGCCTCGATCCCGGAAAGATCGAGGGGGAACACCCATGGCCCGGGCAGCCGGAGCGGCTCGTCCTGTCCCCTGGGGTCCACGCCGATCAATTCCAGGATGCGCAGGGCACCGGGAGCCGGCGCGGCCGCGCCGGGCCTTGGGAAGAAGAAAACACGAAAGCAACCATCCCCCTCCTCCCGAACCGCTCCGCCATCCGGGAGCGGACGCCAGACGCGCCGGGGGTCCGGCGGCGGGAAACAGATCTGTGCCCGCACGCCGGAGGGGGCGATCACCGCTCGCTCCATCGTCATGGCGACCCCGTTCGCGACCACGGTCCGCCGATCCTCCCGGATCACGCCGGGATGGACAGGGACATGGAGATCGAAAACGAACGGCCCTCGCTCCTCTCGAACACCGGATGGGAGGTCAATGGCGAGGCGCAGGCGCAACCGGAGCCGCAAGAGCTCCGGAAGCGGCGCATAAGCTGCGCTCTCGAAGGACAGGATGGAAGCCTGCTCTCCAGGAGGCAGCGCCATTTGCATTGCCTCCGAAGCGCCGATCAGCCCCTCCTCCATCTCCAGCGGAAATGACCGCCCAGCCTCGTCGGTTAGAAGGACCTCGGAGAGCGCAGCCCGCTGCCCGGGATCCGCGGGGCCCTGCACGCGATAGCCGATGCGGATGGAGCTCCAGTCCGCATAGACCCACTCCAGAAGCACCCGATAGCCTCCCTGTTCCTGTTGCAGATGCAATGGCTGAACGGAGAGCGCCCCCTCCGGGCCTTGGGACAGCACAAAGGATTCCCACAGGCTTCCGGCGGAGGCGATGGCCCCGACAGCCAGCGCCACGAGGAGCAGCGGGATTCCCCAGGCAGGCCATCCGCTGAGCTTCCCGAGGCGAGCTTTCCGGGAAGCGGACGAAGCGATCCGCTCCCGGATAGCCGGCCAGAGATCCGGCGAGCGAGGGATTTCTTCCTCCGCGATTTCCCTTAACCATCGGGACAGCTCGCGCTCATCCATGGTCCTCTCCCTTTCGGTCCGGCGCGCCGGGGGATCCGAGGATGCCTCGCAGGCGGATCCGCCCTTCATACAGGTAGTGCTTCACGGTGCCTGTGGTGCATCCCATCAGCTCGGCGATCTCCTTCTCCGGGAGCTCGTGATAGTAACGCAACACGATGGCGGTCCGCTGGGTTGGGGAGAGCAGCCCCAGAGCTTGCCAGACGCGTCGCCTTTGCTCCGCCTGCTCCGCCATCTGCTCCGGAGAGGGATGGGGATCCCCCCAGGTGGATTCCAAAGGATCCTCCATCTCCAAGAAGGAGGGAGAAGAGGCTGGAAGATGCCGATCCCGCCGTCCGGCCAGGCGCAGGGCCTCCCGGATGACGAGGCGCAGGAGCCAGGGCCAGAAAGGACGTCGAGGGTCGAACCGATGACGGTGTTCCCAGGCGCGCAGGAAGGCGTTCTGCACCGCGTCCTCGGCGTCCATGCGATCCCGCAGGATCAGATAGGCGGTGCGAAGCGCCCGCAGCTCATATGCCCGGACCAGCACCTCCAGTCCCTCCGGATCGCCCCGCTGCCACCGCTCAACGGCCTGGGCCTCATCCATCCACCCATCCCTCCGGAGCGCGTGGTGAGGTCCAGTGTTCAGTAACCTCGCCGTGCGGAAGAGATCCGATCATTGAAGCCATAAGCCGTCAGATCCGGGACGCTCACGGTGAAGGTGCGGCGATCTCCCCCGTAGTTGATATGTTCAAAGTAAGTGCTGGCCCCTGCCCCGGAGGGGATCCAGATGGACGAAGTGATATCGTTAAAGTTGATGGCGCGGAAATCGTTGTAGTCATAGCACAGCGCGAAGTTCCGTCCTCCGTAATATGTGTGCTCCCACACTACCGCGTAATATGCGCAGGCCACCGGGACGACGGCTCCCTGGCGTCGCAGGGTTTCTACCGCCTCCGGATGAACGCCCGGCAGCTCCAGCCCGGTGGCCGCTGCGAGCTCCTCGTTTGTGCGGTAGCAGGTCACGATGCCCGGGCCCCGCCCATCATGGCAATGGGGTTCGATCCCCTGGGCCAGGAGCGCTTCAAAGGGAACCAGCTGCCCGTAATACCAGACCGGGACGTAGCGGGGGGAAGGTGTGGGCGTCGAACCGCCGTCCATGGCAGCCCGGAGAGCGCGGACCCTCTCGGGGTCTGTGTTCGGCAGGTCGAGCCCGGTCGCTGCGGCCAGCTCCTCGTTCGTGTCGTAGCATGTGATCACCCCTGGGCCGGCCCCGTCATGGCACTTCGGCTCGACGCCTCGGGCGATCAGCTCCCCGAAGGGAACCCACTGCCCCTTATACCACACCGGACGCGCCGGATCTCCCCAGGAAGGGCGCGTGGCCGCCCCCACGCTGAGAAGGGCCAGCGCTCCTGCTCCCAGGAGGGCCAGGCCCAAGCCCGCAACCCGAAGCCCTTGCCGGATACGGATCATGATCCACCTCCTTGAGGATCGTTTCCACCATGGAATACCCAGCAAGGGCGGAAAAGGTGGGGGCTGGGGGGCCAGATCCCGCGACGGGATCTGTCCGCCGGACGCGGCGAAAAGCAGCTTTAGAAGCCTTTCCGGAGCGTCAGCCTTCAAAGAGGCGGGCCAGCTCGTCCCGGGGGAAGGGTTGGAGAGGGATCCGCCGGCCCCCTCGCTCGATCCATCGCCCTTCCTCCGGCGGCCGCAGCTCGCCGATCAGGGCGGCCGGGCGCCCGGCAGCGATCAGCGCCTCCCGGATGGCCGGGGCGTCCTCCGGAGGGGCGGCGATCAGCAAGGAGCCTGAGGCCAGCAACCCCCACGGATCCAGCCCGTAATGGGCGCACAGCGCCTGGGTCTCCGGATACACCGGCACGGCCTCGCCCTCCACCCGAAGGCCCAGGCCCGCGGCCTCCGCCAGCTCCCACAGCCCGGTGGCCAGCCCCCCCTCGGTGGGATCGTGCATGGCGTGCACCCGCCCGGCGCGCTGGGCGATCCGGGCGTCCTCCACCACGCTGATCCCGGGGGTGTAAAGGAAATCGGCGCACCGCCGCAGGAATTCCTCCCCGAAGACCGGCAACAGCTCGGCGCGTTTCTCCCGGGCGATCACCGCCGTCCCCTCGATGGCGATGGGTTTGCTCAGGATCAACCGATCGCCCGCCCGCGCCCCCCGCGGCGTGATCAGGCGCTCCGCCTCCACCTCCCCCAGCATGAAACCGGCGAGGATCGGCCGGTCCAGCCCATAGGTCACCTCGCTGTGGCCCCCGATCAGGGTGATCCCCAGGGCCTCGCATGCGGCGCGCAGCTGCCCGAAGATCTCCTCCACCAGCGCCCGGTCCGTGCGCCCCTCCGGCAGGAGGAGGATGGCCAGCATCCAGCGGGGGGCGGCGCCGGTGGTGGCGATGTCGTTGGCGTTGATCTGGACGGCATACCAGCCGATGGCCTCAGTGGCGAAGGTGATGGGGTCTGCCTTGACCACCAGGCATCGGTCCCCCATCTCGACCACGGCGGCATCCAGTCCCACTCCAGGCCCCAGACGCACCCGTGGGTCCGAGATGGGGTAATCCAGCAGGCGCCGCATCCACTCCAGCGGGAGCTTGCCGACGGGCAAGATCTCCGTCATCTTCCCCTCACCTCCCGGGATAGATGTGTGCCGAATGAATTCGGCCTCCAGAGGCCTCCGGCCGATGGTCGGCCTGCGCCGACCAAAAAGGCATCCTTTGCGTCGGCGAAGGCCGACGCCCGGCGCATAGCGCCCGAAGAGGCCGATTTCAATCGGCGCGAAGGCCTCCGGCCGACGACCAGCCTGCACGCCGAATGAATTCGGCCTCCAGAGGCCTTCGGCCGATGGTCGGCCTGCGCCGACCAAAAAGGCATCCTTTGCGTCGGCGAAGGCCGACGCCCGGCGCATAGCGCCCGAAGAGGCCGATTTCAATCGGCGCGAAGGCCTCCGGCCGACGACCGGCCCGCACACCGAATGAATTCGGCCTCCAGAGGCCTCCGGCCGATGGTCGGCCTGCGCCGACCAAAAAGGCATCCTTTGCGTCGGCGAAGGCCGACGCCTGGCGCATAGCGCCCGAAGAGGCCGATTTCAATCGGCGCGAAAGCCTTCGGCCCGCGGTCGGCCTGCGCCGACCAAAAAGGCATCCTTTGCGTCGGCGAAGGCCGACGCCCGGCGCATAGCGCCCGAAGAGGCCGATTTCAATCGGCGCGAAAGCCTTCGGCCAACGGTCGGCCTGCGCCGACCGAGAAAACCCTTCGCGTCGGCGAAGGCCGACACCCGGCGCATAGCGCCCGAAGAGGCCGATTTCAATCGGCATCAGGGCCTTCGGCCCGCGGTCGGAATGCGCCGACCGTTTCAGGCACCGAAGGCCTCATACCGTCGGATCCCCAGCCGCCAGAGCAACGTCACCAGGGAGACCGCTACCGCCAGCCAGAGGATCTGGGCCAGGAACCCCTGCGCGATGCGGTCCGGAGGGAGACGGCCCAGGAGCATCTCCAGGGGGAAGGAGAGCATCAGCGGGAAGGGCGTCCAGCGGAGGGCGTTCCGGATCCCCTCGGGCATCAGGGCCAGGGGGATCACATAACCGGATCCCAGCGCTTTGATGAAGAACCAGACCTCATGGAAGGCCACCGCCTGGGAGGTCCAGAAGGCGGTGAGGCCGATGGCATACTGGAAGAAGAACTCCAGCAACAGGGCGAGGAACGTCGCCAGGAGGACCCGGACGACGTTCACAGGGGCGAGATCCAGTTGAGGGCCCGGATACAGATAGAGGGCCAGGGCGATGGGCGGGCCGACCAGGAGGGCCTGCAGGGGGCGGGAGGCCAGGGTGCGCGCGAGATCGTAATGCAGCGGATGGAGGGGACGGAGCAGCCGCGCGCTCAACCCCCCGGTCCGGATGTCCCGGTTGAGCTCCCACACGATCCAGACGCCCGTCATGCGGCGCAGGAAGATCGCCGCCAGATAATACCCCACAAAGGTCCCCGCGTCGAAGGAGCCGACGGGGCCCTCCCGCGCCATGGAGAGCCAAACAGCGAGCATCACCAGCGGCACCGCCCCCGAGAGGATCCAGATCAGGATCTGGATCCGGTATTCCAGGGTGCGGGCCCAGTAAATACGCAACAGCGTGGGATAGGCCCGCAGCGTGGCGGCCGCAGCGGCCCATCCTTCCGAGAGCGTGGTGGGGCGCGGGGAGCCGTTCATTCCCCTTCCTCTTGCGATCCCGATTCATCGATCTCCAACGCGGAGGCCTCCGCGAACACCCGCCGGATGACCTCCTCGACCGGCGGCTCCTCGATGGCCAGGTCGGTGATCGGGAGGGCGGTCAGCATGGCCGCGGCGATCTCCGCCGTGCGGGCC is drawn from Thermoflexus hugenholtzii and contains these coding sequences:
- a CDS encoding LysM domain-containing protein, with the translated sequence MVGKRMPRALPWLGLAALVALTACRPTRSRSGPVPTATPPGLLFGAPTATATVAPAMPPTPTLLPVTPIMPEGAPTPTPFFSPLPPPTPVAPAPTAAPPAQVTHVVQPGETLFRIALRYGTTVEAIARANNLINPDFIVPGQRLVIPVSAPATGTPTGGERVYIVQPGDNLFRIGLKFNMLWTVIAARNGITNPNAIYPGQRLIIPSP
- a CDS encoding NUDIX domain-containing protein → MDPIAAEVPLESRRIYEGRILNLRVDQVRLPSGGTTLREVVEHRGAVAIVPVLDDERVVLVRQFRYAVGQVSLEIPAGTLEPGEDPLTCARRELAEETGYQAARWERLGTIWPTPGYSTEEIVLFLARDLTPGPAHPEFDEALRVVPLRWADLWEAIEDGRLRDAKSIVALTWAARRLGRI
- the mtnP gene encoding S-methyl-5'-thioadenosine phosphorylase, producing the protein MAREPVKLAIIGGSGLYEMEALRDVEEVRISTPFGDPSDAIIVGTLEGRRVAFLPRHGRGHRISPSEINSRANIYALKTLGVERIVAVSACGSLREEFAPGHVVVPDQLIDATKGKRAYSFFGNGLVVHISMADPFCPHLSEYVYQAVKAVGGTVHKGGTFITIEGPRFSTKAESRVWRQWGADIIGMTAVPEAQLAREAEICYAAMAHVTDYDVWREAEEPVTAEMVIRRLAANVALAKEAIRVLARTLPEERPCACGSALQHAFATDLSLVPESLKRDLAPILGKYLPPSA
- a CDS encoding ABC-2 family transporter protein, whose translation is MNGSPRPTTLSEGWAAAAATLRAYPTLLRIYWARTLEYRIQILIWILSGAVPLVMLAVWLSMAREGPVGSFDAGTFVGYYLAAIFLRRMTGVWIVWELNRDIRTGGLSARLLRPLHPLHYDLARTLASRPLQALLVGPPIALALYLYPGPQLDLAPVNVVRVLLATFLALLLEFFFQYAIGLTAFWTSQAVAFHEVWFFIKALGSGYVIPLALMPEGIRNALRWTPFPLMLSFPLEMLLGRLPPDRIAQGFLAQILWLAVAVSLVTLLWRLGIRRYEAFGA
- a CDS encoding AIR synthase family protein; the protein is MTEILPVGKLPLEWMRRLLDYPISDPRVRLGPGVGLDAAVVEMGDRCLVVKADPITFATEAIGWYAVQINANDIATTGAAPRWMLAILLLPEGRTDRALVEEIFGQLRAACEALGITLIGGHSEVTYGLDRPILAGFMLGEVEAERLITPRGARAGDRLILSKPIAIEGTAVIAREKRAELLPVFGEEFLRRCADFLYTPGISVVEDARIAQRAGRVHAMHDPTEGGLATGLWELAEAAGLGLRVEGEAVPVYPETQALCAHYGLDPWGLLASGSLLIAAPPEDAPAIREALIAAGRPAALIGELRPPEEGRWIERGGRRIPLQPFPRDELARLFEG
- a CDS encoding RNA polymerase sigma factor, translated to MDEAQAVERWQRGDPEGLEVLVRAYELRALRTAYLILRDRMDAEDAVQNAFLRAWEHRHRFDPRRPFWPWLLRLVIREALRLAGRRDRHLPASSPSFLEMEDPLESTWGDPHPSPEQMAEQAEQRRRVWQALGLLSPTQRTAIVLRYYHELPEKEIAELMGCTTGTVKHYLYEGRIRLRGILGSPGAPDRKGEDHG
- a CDS encoding L,D-transpeptidase, producing the protein MKQAEPLVPYTYAYVKAPAPTYRSPEEALNGGAPRRVFPAGYVWVSVHGRVEAGGKVFYLINPDEYIDAAYLAFGAPSAFQGVVFSEPPSRPFGWIVQATRPSTAPGRAPDPQAPLLGRYTRITVEETREIGDQVWYRVGPDQWVKAQAVGLVFPTRRPEGIPPGAKWIEVNLYEQTLAAYEGDRLVFATLISSGRPWTPTVTGLYRIQVKVRATRMDGDIFGYYYLEDVPWTMFFYQGYALHGTYWHDRFGFPHSRGCVNLSPRDARWLYEWAEPYGDRPLVRATPDNPGTYVWVHR